One genomic window of Branchiostoma lanceolatum isolate klBraLanc5 chromosome 5, klBraLanc5.hap2, whole genome shotgun sequence includes the following:
- the LOC136435684 gene encoding peptidoglycan-recognition protein LB-like isoform X3: protein MAESEITIISRAEWGARPPKSRVNMTSPVPYVIIHHSYEPDVCLNRSQCEKFVRGIQNFHMDTRGWDDIGYNFLVGGNGDVFEGRGWDVVGAQAGPDWNSRSIGICFIGNFTDKLPPKEAISAGKALILLGVEKKKVVTNYTLYGHRQVRPTECPGNEFFKLVTQWDHWKPRNYTAE from the exons ATGG CTGAGTCTGAGATCACCATTATCAGCCGAGCGGAATGGGGAGCGAGACCCCCGAAGTCACGTGTCAACATGACGTCACCTGTACCTTACGTCATCATCCACCACAGCTACGAACCAGACGTGTGTTTAAACAGGTCCCAATGTGAGAAGTTTGTACGGGGCATACAG AACTTCCACATGGACACACGAGGCTGGGATGACATCGGCTACAACTTCCTGGTTGGCGGGAACGGAGACGTGTTTGAAGGGCGGGGATGGGACGTGGTGGGGGCCCAGGCCGGGCCTGACTGGAACAGCCGCTCCATCG GGATTTGTTTTATCGGAAACTTTACTGACAAGCTGCCCCCGAAGGAGGCCATATCGGCAGGAAAAGCGTTGATTCTGCTTGGCGTGGAAAA AAAGAAAGTGGTGACCAACTACACCCTCTACGGCCATCGTCAGGTCCGGCCTACAGAGTGCCCTGGGAATGAGTTTTTTAAGCTGGTCACCCAATGGGACCACTGG AAACCAAGAAACTACACCGCTGAGTAG
- the LOC136435684 gene encoding peptidoglycan-recognition protein SC2-like isoform X2 produces MGKIVHFGVWIGIAFVVTCVRTMDTAVAESEITIISRAEWGARPPKSRVNMTSPVPYVIIHHSYEPDVCLNRSQCEKFVRGIQNFHMDTRGWDDIGYNFLVGGNGDVFEGRGWDVVGAQAGPDWNSRSIGICFIGNFTDKLPPKEAISAGKALILLGVEKKKVVTNYTLYGHRQVRPTECPGNEFFKLVTQWDHWKPRNYTAE; encoded by the exons ATGGGTAAGATTGTCCATTTTGGTGTGTGGATCGGCATAGCATTCGTGGTGACCTGTGTTAGAACGATGGACACCGCAGTTG CTGAGTCTGAGATCACCATTATCAGCCGAGCGGAATGGGGAGCGAGACCCCCGAAGTCACGTGTCAACATGACGTCACCTGTACCTTACGTCATCATCCACCACAGCTACGAACCAGACGTGTGTTTAAACAGGTCCCAATGTGAGAAGTTTGTACGGGGCATACAG AACTTCCACATGGACACACGAGGCTGGGATGACATCGGCTACAACTTCCTGGTTGGCGGGAACGGAGACGTGTTTGAAGGGCGGGGATGGGACGTGGTGGGGGCCCAGGCCGGGCCTGACTGGAACAGCCGCTCCATCG GGATTTGTTTTATCGGAAACTTTACTGACAAGCTGCCCCCGAAGGAGGCCATATCGGCAGGAAAAGCGTTGATTCTGCTTGGCGTGGAAAA AAAGAAAGTGGTGACCAACTACACCCTCTACGGCCATCGTCAGGTCCGGCCTACAGAGTGCCCTGGGAATGAGTTTTTTAAGCTGGTCACCCAATGGGACCACTGG AAACCAAGAAACTACACCGCTGAGTAG
- the LOC136435684 gene encoding peptidoglycan-recognition protein SC2-like isoform X1: MLAQCQVLNNMAEKTKGHTKYSKKVTRRALVGAVVSVLLVAGAVLLVYFLTTTMAESEITIISRAEWGARPPKSRVNMTSPVPYVIIHHSYEPDVCLNRSQCEKFVRGIQNFHMDTRGWDDIGYNFLVGGNGDVFEGRGWDVVGAQAGPDWNSRSIGICFIGNFTDKLPPKEAISAGKALILLGVEKKKVVTNYTLYGHRQVRPTECPGNEFFKLVTQWDHWKPRNYTAE, translated from the exons ATGTTAGCTCAGTGTCAAGTCCTTAACAACATGGCCGAGAAAACGAAGGGGCAcacaaaatacagcaaaaaagTGACAAGGCGTGCCCTTGTCGGTGCTGTTGTCTCTGTTCTTCTAGTGGCGGGAGCTGTTCTTCTCGTGTACTTCTTGACGACTACCATGG CTGAGTCTGAGATCACCATTATCAGCCGAGCGGAATGGGGAGCGAGACCCCCGAAGTCACGTGTCAACATGACGTCACCTGTACCTTACGTCATCATCCACCACAGCTACGAACCAGACGTGTGTTTAAACAGGTCCCAATGTGAGAAGTTTGTACGGGGCATACAG AACTTCCACATGGACACACGAGGCTGGGATGACATCGGCTACAACTTCCTGGTTGGCGGGAACGGAGACGTGTTTGAAGGGCGGGGATGGGACGTGGTGGGGGCCCAGGCCGGGCCTGACTGGAACAGCCGCTCCATCG GGATTTGTTTTATCGGAAACTTTACTGACAAGCTGCCCCCGAAGGAGGCCATATCGGCAGGAAAAGCGTTGATTCTGCTTGGCGTGGAAAA AAAGAAAGTGGTGACCAACTACACCCTCTACGGCCATCGTCAGGTCCGGCCTACAGAGTGCCCTGGGAATGAGTTTTTTAAGCTGGTCACCCAATGGGACCACTGG AAACCAAGAAACTACACCGCTGAGTAG
- the LOC136435963 gene encoding collagen triple helix repeat-containing protein 1-like, whose protein sequence is MLTQAGHSKDVQTSQDCQFHKVSSTTALRLTWNGAIRYTGSSEGCARWFFTVNGTECADPAPIDGVVYTPGVNIHRVSTIDGLCYNLPAGSIKVALNVGRCADLSYPVGNANTGWNSYSRIILEELGMSAD, encoded by the exons ATGTTGACACAGGCAGGCCACAGTAAAGACGTCCAGACCAGTCAA GATTGCCAGTTCCACAAGGTGTCCTCTACAACCGCCCTGCGTCTGACGTGGAACGGTGCCATCAGGTATACGGGGTCCTCAGAAGGCTGCGCCCGCTGGTTCTTCACCGTTAACGGCACGGAGTGCGCCGATCCCGCCCCCATAGACGGCGTGGTGTACACTCCAGGCGTCAACATCCACCGTGTGTCCACGA ttgATGGCCTGTGTTACAACCTACCGGCCGGCTCTATCAAGGTGGCTTTAAACGTCGGCAGATGCGCAGACCTGTCATATCCAGTCGGAAACGCCAACACGGGCTGGAACTCCTACTCAAGGATAATCTTGGAGGAGCTGGGCATGTCTGCTGACTAA